The following are encoded in a window of Lacinutrix sp. WUR7 genomic DNA:
- a CDS encoding PPK2 family polyphosphate kinase, which translates to MKAIKINDFKIQSQIDISKLTTAYDLEADEDDVKDELRKVRRKLGELQDTLYAHGKYAVLVCLQGMDTAGKDSLIREVFKDFNARGVVVHSFKVPTELELKHDFIWRHYIALPARGKFGVFNRTHYENVLVTRVHPSYIMGEHLPHVNSVEDIDDAFWNTRFEQINNFEKHIAETGTIIFKFFLNLSLDEQKNRLLRRLDKPSKNWKFSPGDLKERKLWGAYQECYQDALNRTSKPHAPWFNIPADNKPTARLIVAQIMYDTLKEYTDIKEPELDDAIKANIALYREQLSKE; encoded by the coding sequence TTGAAAGCAATTAAAATAAACGACTTTAAAATACAATCTCAAATAGATATATCTAAACTAACTACAGCCTATGATTTAGAAGCAGATGAAGACGATGTAAAAGATGAATTAAGAAAGGTAAGACGAAAACTTGGAGAACTACAAGATACCCTTTATGCACATGGTAAATATGCAGTTTTGGTTTGCTTACAAGGAATGGATACTGCAGGAAAAGACAGTTTAATTCGTGAGGTATTTAAAGATTTTAATGCAAGAGGAGTAGTAGTACATAGTTTTAAAGTGCCAACCGAGTTAGAGTTAAAACACGATTTTATTTGGAGACATTACATCGCACTTCCCGCTCGTGGTAAGTTTGGCGTCTTTAATAGAACGCATTACGAAAATGTACTCGTAACTAGAGTGCATCCTAGTTATATTATGGGAGAGCATTTGCCTCATGTAAATTCTGTAGAAGATATAGACGATGCTTTCTGGAATACACGCTTTGAGCAAATAAATAATTTTGAAAAGCATATTGCAGAAACCGGAACCATCATTTTTAAATTCTTTTTGAATTTATCTTTAGACGAACAGAAAAACCGGTTACTACGTCGTTTAGATAAACCATCTAAAAACTGGAAATTCTCTCCAGGCGATTTAAAAGAACGTAAACTTTGGGGAGCATACCAAGAATGTTATCAAGATGCTTTAAATAGAACTTCAAAACCACACGCTCCTTGGTTTAATATTCCAGCAGACAATAAACCAACAGCAAGACTTATAGTTGCTCAAATAATGTATGATACCTTAAAGGAGTATACCGATATTAAAGAACCAGAATTAGATGATGCTATAAAAGCAAATATAGCATTGTATAGAGAACAGTTAAGTAAGGAGTAA
- a CDS encoding DUF1569 domain-containing protein gives MKDIFDKTVTEEVCKRIDLLTATSDRKWGEMTVDQMLAHCNVAYESVYDNKHPKPKGIKKWMLKTLVKNFVVNEKPYKKNGRTAPEFLVVNERDFEIEKERLHAYINKTQELGGAYFDNKESHSFGKLTKKEWSNMFYKHLNHHLNQFGV, from the coding sequence ATGAAAGATATATTTGATAAAACGGTTACCGAAGAGGTTTGTAAACGAATTGATTTACTTACCGCTACTTCAGATCGAAAATGGGGGGAAATGACAGTAGACCAAATGTTAGCGCATTGTAATGTTGCTTATGAATCTGTCTATGATAACAAGCACCCAAAACCAAAAGGAATAAAAAAATGGATGCTCAAAACTTTGGTGAAAAATTTTGTTGTAAACGAGAAACCGTATAAAAAAAATGGAAGAACAGCTCCTGAATTTCTTGTAGTAAATGAAAGAGATTTCGAAATAGAAAAAGAGAGATTACATGCATATATAAATAAGACCCAAGAATTAGGAGGTGCTTATTTTGATAATAAAGAAAGTCATTCCTTCGGTAAATTGACAAAAAAAGAGTGGAGTAATATGTTTTACAAACACCTAAATCATCATTTAAATCAATTTGGAGTATGA
- a CDS encoding ABC transporter permease, with translation MNHLPLIIKREYLTKVKNKSFIIMTILSPIIMIALIAVVAYLSQLNNNKTRIISVLDESELVTDIFQNEEHTKYNILNNVSLADAKTIVEEAETYGLLYIPKQDSIDALVKHIKFYSKETPSLSVISGLESKLENRLRDVKLQEQGIDLDKLTASRTSVNIAQESFIGEKTSKLDSYFKLGFGLAAGYLLFMFIIIYGNMIMRSIIEEKTSRIIEIIISSVKPIQLMLGKIIGTSLAGITQFVIWLIIGSILMTVVSAVLGIDLMQQTPQNEMLQQAMENPEAAVEIQNAMAAFYNLPIGNLIIAFILFFIGGYLLYSSLYAAIGAAVDNETDTQQFMLPIIMPLVLAVYIGIFTVIEDPHGTVSTIFSFIPFTSPVVMLMRIPFGVPIWQQVLSFLLLVGTFMLTVWFAAKIYRVGILMYGKKPSYKELIKWIKY, from the coding sequence ATGAACCATTTACCACTTATTATAAAACGCGAGTATTTAACAAAAGTTAAAAACAAATCGTTTATTATTATGACTATTTTAAGTCCTATTATCATGATAGCGCTTATTGCAGTTGTAGCTTATTTATCACAATTAAATAATAATAAAACACGAATTATTTCTGTTTTAGACGAATCAGAATTAGTTACAGATATTTTTCAAAACGAAGAACATACAAAATATAATATACTTAATAATGTTTCTTTAGCGGATGCTAAAACTATAGTTGAAGAAGCAGAAACCTATGGGTTATTATATATTCCAAAACAAGACAGTATAGATGCATTGGTGAAGCATATTAAGTTTTACTCTAAAGAAACACCGTCATTATCTGTAATATCTGGATTAGAAAGCAAATTAGAAAACCGATTAAGAGATGTTAAATTACAAGAGCAAGGTATCGATTTAGATAAACTTACCGCATCAAGAACCAGTGTTAATATTGCACAAGAAAGTTTTATTGGTGAAAAAACATCGAAATTAGATAGCTATTTTAAATTAGGTTTTGGTTTAGCAGCTGGTTACTTATTATTCATGTTTATTATTATTTATGGTAACATGATTATGCGAAGTATTATTGAAGAAAAAACAAGTAGAATTATTGAAATAATTATTTCTTCGGTAAAACCAATACAATTAATGCTAGGCAAAATTATTGGGACTTCTTTAGCAGGAATCACTCAGTTTGTTATCTGGCTTATTATAGGAAGTATTTTAATGACCGTAGTTTCTGCTGTTTTGGGAATAGACTTAATGCAACAAACACCACAAAATGAAATGTTGCAGCAAGCGATGGAAAACCCGGAAGCTGCAGTAGAAATACAAAATGCAATGGCAGCTTTTTATAACTTACCAATAGGAAACTTAATCATCGCATTTATCTTGTTTTTTATAGGAGGTTATTTATTATACAGTTCGTTATATGCCGCAATTGGAGCAGCAGTAGATAACGAAACCGATACACAACAGTTTATGTTACCTATTATAATGCCATTAGTTTTGGCTGTTTATATTGGTATATTTACGGTAATAGAAGATCCTCATGGTACGGTTTCAACAATATTTTCGTTTATACCATTTACCTCTCCAGTAGTGATGCTAATGCGTATTCCTTTTGGTGTACCCATTTGGCAACAAGTACTTTCTTTTTTACTATTAGTTGGTACCTTTATGTTGACTGTTTGGTTTGCAGCAAAAATTTACAGAGTTGGTATTTTAATGTATGGTAAAAAACCGAGTTATAAAGAGCTTATAAAGTGGATTAAGTATTAA
- a CDS encoding nuclear transport factor 2 family protein, whose translation MKNVLALGLLLFVIVSCTKKNRYTQHSPEIDIVKAVINNYDYQKWDSLTMNYADTAKVYYNTRDQFFTAKSLPEYHKRNDSSFLTRAFEENRREFEMVTDDNGKNWVNFWGIWEGNLLENNKKIEMPVHITYQFINKKIVLEYGYWDASQLVLELQRLEDMKKTDTIFIR comes from the coding sequence ATGAAAAATGTACTTGCACTAGGGCTGCTATTATTTGTAATAGTTTCCTGTACCAAAAAAAATCGCTACACGCAACACTCTCCAGAAATTGACATTGTTAAAGCAGTTATTAATAATTATGACTACCAGAAATGGGATAGCTTAACGATGAATTATGCAGATACAGCAAAGGTTTATTACAATACAAGAGACCAATTTTTTACAGCTAAAAGTTTACCAGAATATCACAAAAGAAATGATTCTAGTTTTTTAACAAGAGCTTTTGAAGAAAACCGAAGAGAGTTTGAAATGGTTACCGACGACAACGGAAAAAACTGGGTGAATTTTTGGGGAATTTGGGAAGGCAACCTTTTAGAAAACAATAAAAAAATTGAAATGCCTGTTCATATTACCTATCAATTTATCAATAAAAAAATAGTCCTTGAATATGGATATTGGGATGCTAGCCAATTAGTTTTAGAACTGCAACGGCTAGAGGATATGAAAAAAACAGATACTATTTTTATTCGTTAA
- a CDS encoding flavodoxin family protein, producing MHKIVILQGSSRSFGDTYKIVNHLVSKSNYDVIDLNTKVIGQYDYEYKNAVDDFMDVITEVITNYDTIIFATPVYWYTMSGIMKAFFDRISDVIRTEKDLGRQLRGKNMAMISTSNSNDIIKGFNMPFVASANYLGMHYLGDIHTWVEDNQIPIEVEHIINTFDAKLNKTLNH from the coding sequence ATGCATAAAATTGTAATACTTCAAGGAAGCTCTAGAAGTTTTGGTGACACCTATAAAATTGTGAATCATCTTGTATCAAAATCGAACTATGATGTTATTGATTTAAACACAAAGGTTATTGGTCAATATGATTATGAGTATAAAAATGCAGTGGATGATTTCATGGATGTCATAACAGAAGTTATTACAAACTATGACACTATTATTTTTGCAACTCCTGTGTATTGGTATACTATGAGCGGCATTATGAAAGCTTTTTTTGATCGTATTTCAGATGTTATTAGAACAGAAAAAGATTTAGGAAGACAACTACGTGGTAAAAACATGGCTATGATAAGTACGAGTAATAGTAATGATATAATAAAAGGTTTTAATATGCCTTTTGTAGCATCTGCAAACTATTTAGGCATGCATTATTTAGGAGATATACATACTTGGGTGGAAGATAACCAGATACCAATTGAGGTAGAACATATTATTAATACATTTGATGCTAAACTAAACAAGACACTAAATCATTAG
- a CDS encoding sigma-54 dependent transcriptional regulator: MPKILVIEDEAAIRRVLVKILSEENDTYQVEEAEDGLVGIEKIKKEDYDLVLCDIKMPKMDGVEVLEAVKKIKPETPMVMISGHGDLDTAVNTMRLGAFDYISKPPDLNRLLNTVRIALDRKELVVENKMLKKKVSKNYKMIGESDAISHIKEIIEKVAQTDARVLITGPNGTGKELVAHWLHQKSQRSKGAMIEVNCAAIPSELIESELFGHVKGAFTSANKDRAGKFEAANGGTIFLDEIGDMSLSAQAKVLRALQESRIQRVGSDKDIKVNVRVVAATNKNLKKEIEEGRFREDLYHRLAVILIKVPALNERRDDIPLLIEYFSKKIADEQGTAQKNFSAKAIKLLQEYDWTGNIRELRNVVERLIILGEKEVSEKDVKMFASK, encoded by the coding sequence ATGCCGAAAATATTAGTAATAGAAGATGAAGCTGCAATTAGAAGAGTATTAGTAAAAATTCTTTCCGAAGAAAATGATACCTATCAAGTAGAAGAAGCGGAAGATGGTTTAGTAGGAATCGAAAAGATTAAGAAAGAAGATTATGACTTAGTGCTTTGCGATATTAAAATGCCAAAAATGGATGGTGTGGAAGTATTAGAAGCAGTTAAAAAAATAAAGCCAGAAACACCAATGGTTATGATTTCTGGTCATGGCGATTTAGATACTGCTGTAAATACGATGCGTCTTGGGGCTTTTGATTATATCTCAAAACCGCCAGATTTAAATCGTTTATTAAATACCGTTCGTATTGCGTTAGATAGAAAAGAGCTTGTTGTAGAAAACAAAATGCTGAAAAAGAAAGTAAGCAAGAATTATAAAATGATAGGAGAGAGTGACGCTATTTCTCATATCAAAGAAATTATAGAAAAGGTAGCACAAACAGATGCTCGTGTTTTAATTACTGGTCCAAATGGTACCGGAAAAGAACTCGTTGCACATTGGTTACACCAAAAAAGCCAACGTTCTAAAGGTGCAATGATAGAGGTGAATTGTGCTGCAATACCTAGCGAACTTATAGAAAGTGAACTTTTCGGACATGTAAAAGGCGCTTTTACAAGCGCAAACAAAGACAGAGCAGGAAAATTTGAAGCTGCAAATGGAGGTACCATCTTTTTAGATGAAATAGGAGATATGAGTCTTTCTGCGCAAGCAAAAGTTTTACGTGCATTACAAGAAAGTAGAATTCAAAGAGTTGGTAGTGATAAAGACATTAAAGTAAATGTTAGAGTAGTAGCTGCAACAAACAAAAATTTAAAAAAGGAAATAGAAGAAGGTAGATTTCGTGAAGATTTATACCACAGACTAGCAGTCATTCTTATAAAAGTTCCTGCTTTAAATGAAAGAAGAGATGATATTCCGTTATTGATAGAATATTTTTCTAAAAAGATAGCAGACGAACAAGGTACAGCGCAAAAAAACTTTTCAGCGAAAGCGATAAAATTATTACAAGAATATGATTGGACAGGAAACATTCGTGAATTACGTAATGTGGTAGAGCGTTTAATTATTCTTGGTGAAAAAGAAGTAAGCGAGAAAGATGTAAAAATGTTTGCGAGTAAGTAA
- a CDS encoding M20/M25/M40 family metallo-hydrolase: MKKILLFLFTLSTITSYSQTDEEVLREIYTQSLTNGKSYEWLDYLSNQIGGRLSGSLQAEFAVQWGKEELEKLGLDKVWLQEVMVPKWVRGAKEYAYIESSIKKTTTSVDICALGGSVATNPLGLKAKIIEVQNFEELEKLGEAAIKGKIVFFNRPMQEDLISTFNAYGGCVNQRYNGAVEAEKYGAVGVIVRSMNMRLDDFPHTGSMTYDDLPLEKRIPAAAISTNGAELLSTALKLDENLEFYFKQSCSQFKDVLSYNVIGEITGSEFPKEYFVVGGHLDSWDLGDGSHDDGAGVVQSMDVLRLLKASGIKPKRSIRVVLFMNEENGLRGGNKYAEEAKRKGENHVFALESDAGGFTPRGFSFDCSDANFDQVLSWKPLFKPYLIHYFEKGGSGADVGPLKNDSNVLAGLRPDSQRYFDHHHAANDTFDAVNKRELELGAATMTSLVYLFDKYGTNPLPKQSEIKN; this comes from the coding sequence ATGAAAAAAATCCTTTTATTTCTTTTCACATTAAGTACCATTACAAGCTATTCGCAAACCGATGAAGAAGTCCTTAGAGAAATTTATACGCAATCTTTAACCAATGGTAAAAGTTATGAGTGGTTAGATTATTTATCTAACCAAATAGGAGGTCGTTTGTCAGGTTCTTTACAAGCAGAATTTGCTGTGCAATGGGGAAAAGAAGAATTAGAAAAACTAGGTTTAGATAAAGTTTGGTTACAAGAAGTAATGGTGCCAAAATGGGTTCGCGGTGCAAAAGAATACGCATATATAGAATCTTCCATAAAGAAAACGACGACCAGTGTTGATATTTGTGCACTTGGTGGTTCTGTAGCAACAAATCCTTTAGGTTTAAAAGCTAAGATTATTGAAGTTCAAAATTTTGAAGAATTAGAAAAGCTTGGAGAAGCTGCAATAAAAGGAAAGATTGTATTCTTCAACCGTCCCATGCAAGAAGATTTAATTAGTACGTTTAATGCGTATGGCGGTTGTGTAAACCAACGGTATAATGGCGCTGTAGAAGCTGAAAAATATGGAGCAGTTGGTGTTATTGTGCGTTCTATGAATATGCGTTTAGACGATTTTCCACATACAGGAAGTATGACCTATGATGATCTTCCTTTAGAAAAACGTATTCCTGCTGCTGCAATAAGTACCAATGGTGCAGAACTCTTAAGCACAGCATTAAAATTAGATGAAAACTTAGAGTTTTATTTCAAACAAAGTTGCTCGCAATTTAAAGATGTACTTTCTTATAATGTCATTGGTGAAATTACAGGAAGTGAGTTTCCTAAAGAGTATTTTGTAGTTGGCGGACATTTAGATTCTTGGGATTTAGGAGATGGATCTCATGATGATGGAGCAGGAGTGGTACAGTCTATGGATGTTTTAAGACTTTTAAAAGCATCTGGAATTAAACCAAAAAGAAGTATTCGTGTTGTTTTATTTATGAATGAAGAAAACGGATTGCGTGGTGGAAATAAATATGCAGAAGAAGCAAAACGAAAAGGAGAAAACCATGTTTTTGCTCTAGAAAGTGATGCCGGCGGATTTACCCCAAGAGGTTTTAGTTTTGATTGTAGCGACGCTAATTTTGACCAAGTATTAAGCTGGAAACCTTTGTTTAAACCATACCTTATTCATTATTTTGAAAAAGGAGGAAGTGGTGCAGATGTTGGGCCATTAAAAAACGATAGTAACGTATTAGCAGGATTACGTCCAGACTCACAACGCTATTTTGATCACCATCATGCCGCTAATGATACTTTTGATGCGGTTAATAAACGGGAACTAGAACTTGGTGCTGCAACCATGACTTCTTTAGTTTACTTGTTTGATAAGTATGGTACAAACCCTCTGCCAAAGCAAAGCGAGATTAAAAATTAA
- a CDS encoding DUF2200 domain-containing protein: MSTTSHHDARIAKMTFASVYPHYVEKVEKKARTKEELHQVIHWLTGYNEQKIEELISEKVTFETFFKNAKLNPNAELIKGVICGYRIEDIENQLTKEVRYLDKLVEELARGRKMEKILRVA, encoded by the coding sequence ATGAGTACTACAAGTCACCACGATGCACGAATTGCAAAAATGACATTCGCTTCTGTATATCCGCATTATGTTGAAAAAGTGGAGAAAAAAGCAAGAACCAAAGAAGAACTACATCAAGTAATTCATTGGCTAACGGGTTATAATGAACAAAAAATAGAAGAACTAATAAGCGAAAAAGTAACCTTTGAAACCTTTTTTAAAAACGCAAAATTAAACCCAAATGCAGAATTAATTAAAGGTGTGATTTGTGGTTATAGAATAGAAGATATAGAAAATCAGCTAACCAAAGAAGTACGCTATTTAGATAAATTGGTTGAAGAATTAGCGAGAGGACGAAAAATGGAGAAGATATTGCGAGTAGCATAA
- a CDS encoding mechanosensitive ion channel family protein, protein MKEIKNILGKSIQISKDVEISVQNILILLLVLLFATVFLRLLRRLISRKLPSDDKLKFKAVFSYATWFSYVIIVLVTLHTVGVNVTGIFAASAALLIGIGLALQTLFQDIISGVFILIDQSVHVGDIIELDGKIGRVEEIKLRTTRAVTIDNKVLVIPNHLYLTNSLYNWTQNGTTTRESVDVGVAYGSDVQLVKRLLIEAAKGHKDVLEFPGPAVLFMDFGDSSLNFKIAFTLNDSFNARIPKSDIRFEIDRLFRENNVSIPFPQRDIHIIQK, encoded by the coding sequence ATGAAAGAAATTAAAAACATACTGGGTAAATCTATTCAAATCTCTAAAGATGTAGAGATTAGTGTGCAAAATATTTTAATTTTACTTTTAGTCTTACTATTTGCAACCGTATTTTTAAGACTTCTTAGAAGGCTAATAAGTAGAAAATTACCTAGTGACGATAAGTTAAAATTCAAAGCTGTTTTTTCTTATGCAACATGGTTTAGTTATGTCATTATTGTTTTGGTAACATTACATACTGTTGGAGTTAATGTTACTGGGATTTTTGCAGCATCTGCCGCTTTATTAATTGGTATTGGTTTAGCCTTACAAACCCTTTTTCAAGATATCATTTCCGGTGTATTTATTTTAATAGATCAATCTGTTCATGTTGGAGATATTATTGAATTAGACGGAAAAATTGGTCGTGTAGAAGAAATTAAATTACGTACCACAAGAGCAGTAACTATAGACAATAAAGTGTTGGTAATACCAAATCATTTATATTTAACTAATAGTTTGTATAATTGGACTCAAAACGGAACAACAACTCGGGAGAGTGTGGATGTTGGTGTGGCTTATGGTAGTGATGTACAATTGGTAAAACGTTTGCTTATAGAAGCCGCAAAAGGCCATAAAGATGTTTTAGAATTTCCAGGACCAGCAGTATTATTTATGGATTTTGGAGATAGTTCTCTAAATTTTAAAATTGCTTTTACGCTAAATGATAGTTTTAATGCAAGGATTCCAAAAAGTGATATTCGTTTTGAAATTGACAGACTATTTAGAGAAAACAATGTATCTATTCCTTTTCCACAAAGAGATATTCATATTATTCAGAAATAA
- a CDS encoding alpha/beta hydrolase translates to MQKSIYYLSVIALLTFGCVQLTSVQDVIPNHDNFTINSSFVNETRVINVWLPPNYKNSTDAFPVLYMPDGGIKEDFPHIANSIAKLVESKNIPSVILVGIENTERGRDLTGFSEVEADAEYCPLTDGAKNFRAFITEELMLQINTKYRTTSQKGIIGESLAGLFVMETFLLQPNAFDFYIAMDPSLWWNNNYLEQNASTYVNAFPNKKIKLWFAGSGVEDISIHTNNLAKRLQRNAPSTLIWKYEDVPNEKHSTIFRAKKEQALTWIMNPEK, encoded by the coding sequence ATGCAGAAGTCCATTTATTATTTATCGGTTATAGCACTCTTAACCTTTGGTTGCGTTCAGCTAACTTCCGTTCAAGATGTAATACCTAATCACGATAATTTCACCATAAACTCTAGTTTTGTAAACGAAACGCGCGTAATTAATGTGTGGCTTCCGCCAAATTATAAAAATAGTACCGATGCTTTTCCGGTGTTATATATGCCTGATGGCGGAATAAAAGAAGATTTTCCGCATATAGCGAATTCCATAGCCAAACTAGTTGAAAGCAAAAATATTCCGTCAGTAATTCTTGTTGGTATTGAAAATACAGAAAGAGGAAGAGACTTAACAGGTTTTTCGGAAGTGGAAGCAGATGCTGAATATTGTCCGTTAACCGATGGCGCAAAAAACTTTAGAGCATTTATAACCGAAGAATTAATGCTTCAGATAAATACGAAATACAGAACAACTTCTCAAAAAGGTATTATTGGCGAATCCTTAGCTGGTCTTTTTGTTATGGAGACTTTCCTATTACAACCCAACGCATTTGATTTCTATATTGCAATGGATCCTTCCCTTTGGTGGAATAATAACTATCTGGAACAAAATGCTTCCACATACGTAAATGCTTTTCCAAATAAAAAAATCAAACTTTGGTTTGCTGGTTCCGGAGTAGAAGATATTTCCATTCACACCAATAATCTTGCTAAAAGGCTACAACGTAATGCGCCTAGTACCTTAATTTGGAAATATGAAGATGTGCCAAATGAAAAACATAGTACCATTTTTAGAGCTAAAAAAGAACAAGCACTTACTTGGATAATGAATCCAGAGAAATAG